The window CCAAGCCCACTCCATACATCGGGTAATTGCTTAAAGCGTTGTTCATAATTGAACTCCAATCCTGTCGCGCGTGATTTTCCAGTGTTGGCATAGGAATAGACGTGAGCAACTCCGACAAAGCCTGCAAATAATCCATTATTGGGGAAGGTTTGATTTGTCAGGTTATTCGCGATGTAATTACTAATTTCTTTGTCAAATATCCCAAGAGATAGGATTCCAGAGTTAGGCAAATACTGTTCTAAAGAGACGTCAAACGAATTTGCCGTGACTGGCTTTAGTGAGGGATTTCCTTGAGACACGGTATTCGCACTGGGATCGATATTTAACGAGGCATTCACCTGATTGAAACCAGGTCTAGCGATAGTGGATGAGTACGCAGCGCGTAATAGCAACGATTTATTTAGTTCGATACGTGCTTGAATGCTCGGGAAGAAATTTGTATAAGATTTGCTTTGGCTAACTGGAGAAATAAATGCATTGCCGTTTGCATCAACACCTTTAGCATTTGCATCATATGTTCCACGAGTGCTTTCAAACCGTAAGCCCGTAATAATTCCTACGTTCCCCAAGGTCATTTGATATTGTCCATACGCGGCATAAACGTCCTCTTTATCTTTTTGATACTGAAGCGCTGCATTCGTAAGGTTATCGTCACTGATGGTTTGTTTAGCTGCCAGCTGATTTTGTAGCAAATCAGGACTTAATTGTGGTCCATTTTGATATGCGCCATCATAAAAAGTAATTCCTGGGCCATATGAGGCGTTTGACATTGATATCGAGGGAATTCCGTTATAGGAGTAGGGTTGCCCCCTTACTTCACGTGTGCGTAATCTTGCACTTACACCTGTTTTTACACTTTCTGAGTCGAAGTTGCCCCATTTGACTGGTAGCTTTAAATTCCCTGCGACTGACCATTCTTTATCTGAAATATTCTGTGTACTATTTTGAAATTTAACTAAATTGTAGTTCGCAGGATTAAGGTAGTCGGCGCCGTTTACTCCGAACGATGGAGTGTTTCCCGTGCCCAAATTATTGTAGCTAATGGTTGGTGGAGTGACCGTTGTCGAGCCAATAATGAATGGCGTTCCAGCAGCCGGAGTATAGTTAAAGTCAGAATTGTAATCGTACTTTTTGTCGTACGAACCTTTAGTCATACCGATACGGTAATCGAGAATTTTTTCGTCAAATTGATTTTTACCGCCGAGCACAAAAACCTGATTATTAATCGTTTCTTTTTCTTGCCGTAGTGTCTTATCGAATCCATTGACACTCAAGCCATCGATAAATCCTGTCGCCGTTTGAACCGGATTGCCATCAGGGGTAATGGTTAATCTTTGGCGCAACACAGTTTCTGTATAACCTGCATCAAAGGCTCTAACGTAGTAACTATTTTTTGCATCAGGTTGGTAGCCTAAATCTATACCCACGCCGTGGCGCTTACGATTGTATTGATACCAGCGCTGATCCCATCCTGCATAAGCAAGATGTGAATGAGTATTGTCATTGTTGGCGCGCACTCAATATTGACCAGATAAACGCAGTTATACGCACTGAATATTGACCAGGTAAATTAACCTATCCTTGCAGTTTTGACTGCGAGGGAATTCAAGGTGATTACCATGGGAATGTACTCTAAGGTCAGGCGGCTGTTCTACCGAGAACGGCTATCCATTAGCGAAATTCAGCGACGAACCAGCCTGTCGCGCAATACCATCAAGAAGTGGCTTAAAGAAGCCGAAGGGACTGAGCCGAAGTATGCCCGGCCTCCGACTGTCAGTAAAATAGCTCCCTTTGCATCCCTCATTCAGTTAGCGCTACAAACCGACAGCCATCGACCTAAAAAAGAACGTCGTACTGCGCTTATGCTATTTAAGGAACTCCAGCAAGCAGGGTTCACCGGTAGCTACTCGGGTGTCAACCGTTACATTTACGCCTGGCGTGACCAAGCTGCCAAAGTCACTGGTAAATCTGCCTTCGTTCCACTGAAGTTTCAACTCGGCGAAGCATTCCAGTTTGACTGGAGTGAGGAGCTGCTTGTCATTGGTGGCATTCATCGCAAAATCCTTGTAGCACACACTAAGCTGTGCGCCAGCCGTGCCTTTTGGCTGGTGGCTTATCCGACGCAAAGCCACGAAATGCTCTTCGATGCCCATACTCGCGCCTTTACTGCCATGGGTGGTATTGCACGGCGCGGTATCTATGACAACATGAAGACCGCTGTCGATAAAGTCATGAAAGGCAAAGGTCGTATCGTCAATGCACGCTTCTTTGCAATGACAGCCCATTACTTGTTTGACCCCGACTTCTGCAATGTGGCGTCTGGCTGGGAGAAAGGTATTGTTGAGAAGAACGTCCAGGATAGTCGCCGTCGTATCTGGAACGACGCCAGACAGGAACGCTTCGGCAGCTTTGCGGAACTCAATGCATGGCTGGCGGTACGCTGCAAGTTACTCTGGAGTGAATGCCGCCATCCGGATTACCCTGAGTTGACCGTCGCCGACGTGCT of the Undibacterium sp. 5I1 genome contains:
- a CDS encoding TonB-dependent receptor, which codes for MRANNDNTHSHLAYAGWDQRWYQYNRKRHGVGIDLGYQPDAKNSYYVRAFDAGYTETVLRQRLTITPDGNPVQTATGFIDGLSVNGFDKTLRQEKETINNQVFVLGGKNQFDEKILDYRIGMTKGSYDKKYDYNSDFNYTPAAGTPFIIGSTTVTPPTISYNNLGTGNTPSFGVNGADYLNPANYNLVKFQNSTQNISDKEWSVAGNLKLPVKWGNFDSESVKTGVSARLRTREVRGQPYSYNGIPSISMSNASYGPGITFYDGAYQNGPQLSPDLLQNQLAAKQTISDDNLTNAALQYQKDKEDVYAAYGQYQMTLGNVGIITGLRFESTRGTYDANAKGVDANGNAFISPVSQSKSYTNFFPSIQARIELNKSLLLRAAYSSTIARPGFNQVNASLNIDPSANTVSQGNPSLKPVTANSFDVSLEQYLPNSGILSLGIFDKEISNYIANNLTNQTFPNNGLFAGFVGVAHVYSYANTGKSRATGLEFNYEQRFKQLPDVWSGLGVGTNYTYVNSRFEIRPGEYSSMPSTSKQTANANIFYEKKGFNLRLGAYYVSRNLWAIGGSSATDVFSEPRTSVDFGSSYDINDNVSIYFNAKNLTNTPLKFVEASSNRTIQREFYGATYQLGLNINY
- the istA gene encoding IS21 family transposase, encoding MGMYSKVRRLFYRERLSISEIQRRTSLSRNTIKKWLKEAEGTEPKYARPPTVSKIAPFASLIQLALQTDSHRPKKERRTALMLFKELQQAGFTGSYSGVNRYIYAWRDQAAKVTGKSAFVPLKFQLGEAFQFDWSEELLVIGGIHRKILVAHTKLCASRAFWLVAYPTQSHEMLFDAHTRAFTAMGGIARRGIYDNMKTAVDKVMKGKGRIVNARFFAMTAHYLFDPDFCNVASGWEKGIVEKNVQDSRRRIWNDARQERFGSFAELNAWLAVRCKLLWSECRHPDYPELTVADVLEHEQAQLMPMPTPFDGYVELVARVSSTCLVHVHRNRYSVPCYLANHMVSVHLYSEQIAVYAENERVACHLRLFGRDQTSYDWQHYILLAERKPGVLRNGAPFALMPAPLIKLQTTLLRRAGGDRVMAQVLAAIPHHGLDTVIVAVELVLESGATSVEHITNVLVRLSQGDRPDPVATSLQLIEEPVADASRYDSLHQENQHV